The Macaca fascicularis isolate 582-1 chromosome 11, T2T-MFA8v1.1 genome includes a region encoding these proteins:
- the CDK2AP1 gene encoding cyclin-dependent kinase 2-associated protein 1 isoform X2 — protein MASSQYRQLLSDYGPPSLGYTQGTGNSQVPQSKYAELLAIIEELGKEIRPTYAGSKSAMERLKRGIIHARGLVRECLAETERNARS, from the exons ATGGCGTCTTCACAGTACCGCCAGCTGCTCAGTGACTACGGGCCACCATCCCTAGGCTACACCCAG GGAACTGGGAACAGCCAAGTGCCCCAAAGCAAATACGCGGAGCTGCTGGCCATCATTGAAGAGCTGGGGAAGGAGATCAGACCCACGTACGCGGGGAGCAAGAGTGCCATGGAGAGACTGAAGCGCG GCATCATTCATGCTAGAGGACTGGTTCGGGAGTGCTTAGCAGAAACTGAACGGAATGCCAGATCCTAG
- the CDK2AP1 gene encoding cyclin-dependent kinase 2-associated protein 1 isoform X1, whose translation MSYKPNLAAHMPAAALNAAGSVHSPSTSMASSQYRQLLSDYGPPSLGYTQGTGNSQVPQSKYAELLAIIEELGKEIRPTYAGSKSAMERLKRGIIHARGLVRECLAETERNARS comes from the exons ATGTCTTACAAACCGAACTTGGCCGCGCACATGCCCGCCGCCGCCCTCAACGCCG ctGGGAGTGTCCACTCTCCTTCCACCAGCATGGCGTCTTCACAGTACCGCCAGCTGCTCAGTGACTACGGGCCACCATCCCTAGGCTACACCCAG GGAACTGGGAACAGCCAAGTGCCCCAAAGCAAATACGCGGAGCTGCTGGCCATCATTGAAGAGCTGGGGAAGGAGATCAGACCCACGTACGCGGGGAGCAAGAGTGCCATGGAGAGACTGAAGCGCG GCATCATTCATGCTAGAGGACTGGTTCGGGAGTGCTTAGCAGAAACTGAACGGAATGCCAGATCCTAG